The following DNA comes from Girardinichthys multiradiatus isolate DD_20200921_A chromosome 2, DD_fGirMul_XY1, whole genome shotgun sequence.
GGGCCAGACGTATCCTGAACGAATAGTTACCGATTTAGAGGAGCGGAGGAGCAAATCTCTACAAGATGTAGCTCTGGTGCGCAAGCAGTTTCCACAGTATGTTGACAAGCGCTCAGGCTGTGACTTGGTACCTTTGCCCAGACGCCTGGTGTCTGAGGCACTGGGTTTGTCCCATTGGGACGGGGTTGTGTTGACAGAAGAAAAACAGTTCCTGCTGCCAGTTATCACCCGCATGGAATTCAAACACCAGCTAGAAGACCCAGATGCAGACGCAGCGTCAAACCCTTACAACGCTGTCCTAAAAGGATACGTGAGCCGCAAGAGGGACGAGACCATCGCCTTCCTTAATGAGAGAGACTTTACGGCTAGTGTGATGTACgagggaacacagagacaggagAGGCTAGAAAAGGATTATCGCAGAATGGAGGGGCTCCATCCGTCTCCTTCCCCCCGCAGAAGGGTCAGAAGGACTCCAACAGCCAAGGACAAATTCTCTATTGTACCTAGTGGTGCCTTCACTTCAATGCGCTGAACCAGAGATCagcaagaaaaaacataaaggatCAAAGTTCTAAGATTGTAACATGTTTAAACACTGTAACCTAGAgatttagtttactttgtttggtttttaaaaggtttattggGTGGTTTATTTTAATAGTGAACAGGTATCTCCAGATGTATCTCATGTTAAGAGCTTCCGTCAGTCTGTATTCACACAAACATGTTGGAGAAATATTATCTGCTGAGACAGCAGTAGCTCTACTTATTCTACTCCAAAATCCTGAAtttacagcaccttgcaaaagaattcatactgataaaacttttttcacattaaaaccacaaagttCACAGTACTTTATTGGAATTTTGTGATAcatcagcacaaagtagtgcattaatCATaaggtgaaaggaaaatgatgcatagttttagaaatatttcaggaataAATATCTGAGGTGTTGTGGATTGTTCTTCATCCCTCTGAATCAAAACTTTTTAGAACCATTTAAAGCTCAACATGTAATTTGTGGAAAGCTTTGCATATTAAGAGACTGAGATTTGAGCTCCTTGTAAAATAAGTGAACATGAATGTTTAGGTTgccagattcttaattggatttagggttggactttgactagcccATTTTAACATATGAATATGCTGTGATCTAATCCATTCCACTGCAGTTCTTGCTGTATATTTAGACTTATTGTTCTGGTACACCTCCGCCCACACTGAAGTCTATTGTAGCCTccgacaggttttcttccaggactagCACTCACTTTCCCACCAATTCTAACCAGCTTCTCAGTCACTGCACCCATAGTATGAAGCTCCCGCCACCATTTTCCACCCCGAGGATGGTGTGTTGAGAGTGATGTACACTGTCCACCACACATAACATTGTTCATATTGACCAAAGTTCAGGTTTGGTCACATCACCTTCTTCCACCTGCTGCCTGGCTTTCTTTTcaccattcttccataaaggccatattTTTGGAATGCACAACCATGTCCCCACCGGAGTTAAGAATCGCTGCTGCTcttccaaagttaccatggcCCTCtttgttgcttctctgattaatgctggcCATGTACTGGTAGTTTGATGTTATGCCAGGAAGGTGAACAGTGCTGTGTGATATATTGAAAGCTTTTGACATCGTTTGATAAACAAATGGTAACTTTGCACTAAATAAAGATGGCAAAGCCTAGGACGCAGTTATGGGACAAAGTTTGAGATACATTTagtattttttcctctttctagTGAAATCACAGGAAGAATTGGTTTTATATATGTATGCTTGTTATAATTTGATGTTGAAGTCTGGATATAATGAGTATTGAAGCCACAATGACAAatgaatatactgtatatatatataaactataaactAATTATTTTATCTATAACATACAGTCTGTAAGAAGGGAAATAAATTTTGCACAAACTGAACATGTAAGgaaatgtttatttctctttacaCAGGCCCCATATCCACAGTGTAGACAAACCTGATTAACAATACCATAAAGAGCAAAGTGCTTTTTAAGTCTACGTATACTAGAGAAGAATTTCAGGTTTGATTGAAATTCTTGGAAGCTTTTCTACTGGCTTGGATTCATGTGTCGTGTTTAAAGATTTTGAAGTTGTAAGAAGTCAGGTTGTTTAGTCGGTGCAGACTGACGGGTCCCCTAAAGTCAGTCGTTTTCAGTAAGTCAAAACTTTCTAAAGTTTGCATTTCTACGGCCCAGGCAGATCAGCAGCACAGAGCTGTAAAGATTGGCTGCTGGATGCTAAGCACTAGGTTGGAACTCAGAGGCACATCAAGTGCATCTTCCTGCCAGTGGTGTTGGAAATAAAGCAGGAGCATAGAAATTGTTAAACAATCTCGGGCTAGTCCTCGATGGAGCGGATATATCTCTCATATGCCGTCTCATCCATCAGAGCGTCAAGCTCAGCAGGGTTTACAATAGTCATCTTCATCAGCCAACCTAAAAGGAAATCGGGGAAAGATGTGATTTAAGAATGAACAAGTTACAGAGTTGTTATCCAGCTCAATGAAATATTTCTTCATCATGCAAAACAGTAAAGCAGCCACTCAAGTGCTTTAATGCTGCATGAAAACTGACCCAAACATACAGTTCAAAAGAGCAAGAGAACTCAAGAAATCCTTCCTGAACACATGGGTTGCTGCGATCTCAACAGATCAGAGCCTGCACAGTTTCAGTTTGGGATAACATGTTAGGTATAAGGATGGATCAATTTGTTTAAAAGGCAGaagatgttttgtttctgcatttcCCAATAAGATCAATAAATATTGTTTGAGATTTACAGCAATGTACAGTATGATTTGTACGTGAAACTGGGTTAATTTAGACTTATGAGTacaaaaatgaactttttagaccagcaaaggttttgttttttatttttagtaaaattatatgCTTGTACAACACTGCCCCCTAATGTCCAAAAACAGAATCCTGTAgcctcttaaaaaaaacaatatttagtaAAAACCAACCTGGACACCGCCCCTCACTCAATGGTCTGTCTTTATCTTTATTACTACCTTTGGGATCTCCTTCAACGCTGTTGGATAACCAAGAAGCTCACTGAAGGAATGAGTTTCATGTTGAATTCTGGGCAAAGCACTAATCAAAACTAAAACAGAGCTATTTTggaaaatctaaaatatgaaaGTTGCTTTGAGTTATTTCACAACTTTTTAATAGGCACATCATATTATATACTttgcttcatagttttgatgtcatTGCTATGTATCTAAAAtgtagaaagtaataaaaatcagGAACAGTCATTGAATTATTGAAAGGTGTGGAGGCTCATCTGTTCAGATGACATATTTCCACCaatctttgttgtttatttccaCCAGTGTTATATTTTAACCAAATGCTCTTGTGTTTGGAATAGCTTATTTCACAGCAATGAATGGGTAACATTTTAGGAATAATACatactgtattaaaaaaaaagaagaaagggtAAATACTAGGAAAACTGTACAACTGAACATCTactatatttttttcaatgaaCAGAAGAGGTTTTTCAAGTTCATAGACCTACTATAAACCAATTTTAGCTATTTGTTTAATCTCCCTTTTCACAGAGCTAATGGAGCCAACTAAATTGAAGGGCAGTAATAGTCTGAGAGCGTTCTCACCATCTTTGTAGCAGGACTTGTTGACCAAACCAGGGTTGTCGGCCAGCAGCGAGTTGACCTCTACAACTTCTCCGGTCAAAGGGGAGTAAAGCTCACTGGCTGCCTTGACACTTTCCAGAGCTCCAAACTCATCTGTGAGACAAAGTGTATACTTCAATcgatagttttatttttaaaatattatctcTGCATATTAGTAATATTTTGCCTTCAAATCCCTGTGATTGGATGTTGACATCGATGTATGCCCAACTAGAGCTAAGACAGTAAGCAAAAACATGACGAATATGTATTTGCCATGCAGACAGTGTGGCCGGTTCAGCTGTAGTAGAATGTTGGTGCTGATTTACTGTGGACATTGATTTCATTGAAACACAGCATTTAACACTGATGCAGTATATATCTACAATGTGAAATTCGAACATAAAACCTGCCTCAATGTCTGACTCTGGATGCTAGGAACGAAACCAGGTGTCATAAAAGGTTTTCCATTTCAACCATAAGTCCATGGCTGGATCACCAGTATACGAGGTCACGTTTCCAGTATCGAAGGTCAAAATGCCACAATCCAACAGATAAGtcattaattcaattcataTGCTCTAGctcaaataaaactgttttaaattacattaaataaaacaaatctgtattGATATGCATGTCAAGaatgtaaatacaaaataaaaaatgtaactaatcatgaatacatttttttactcAGATTCAAAATTATATAGATACACTGTATATAAATGATTTAAAGATACATGCTTCTATTTGAAACATACATTTCCGATTCTACTTAAACTaacaaatttaaagtttttaaggACTTCACATATCCAGCTCTACCACTTTAGGCCGTTgatatatttcagattttagcTAAACTAAACTCTttacaaaacctttttaaactagGTAGTTTGTTTTTTAGCAACTCGCTAGAAAAATCATCCCCTAACAGAAAATGATCTATTTTAGCATTTGGCTGCTCCTCTTAATAACGCAGTAAcgtgatgctgaaaaataacGACGACTGCCAATCAAACAATCAGAAGCTTCACTGTTAAAGCTTCCCACTGTTTACAAATGCTGATATAACTAGGCTAAACCCATGTAGGAAACTCCATACCCTGCTGGGCAAGCTGTGTTCCCACCTCTGGTAGTCCACAGTAAACTACATCTCCCAAAGCCTCCTGTAAGTGATCGAAAAcaaggtcaaaggtcactgtGATATCATTTACTTCAGTGCATGTGAGAGTGTGTGTCTACAGGTTGGAAACTTACTTGTGCAAAGCTGCTGATGCCGACTGTACCTGTTCCGTTATCTTCTACTCGAACCCATTCGTGCTTGTCTGTGAATTTAAGTGCTGCAAGATAAAACAGACTCTGTAGTCTTTGGTGGATGTGATAACCACACATGTCGCAGAGCTGACATTCTACCATGCccttttcctcctcctgctgccaTGAAGACTGCAGGCTAACATGCTACTCTAAACACATTCAGGACCAAATACCTGCTGATAATCGGCTCGAAGAAGCTATTGTTCTCCCATAATAAGGTGTGGGTGCCAGTCTCAGAGGAGAGAACAGCGCTGAGCGGGTAAGTAAAGGCGCAACTGTGGAAAAGCCGGAAGAAAACGAGCGAAACAAGCCATAGGCGGCCATCTCTGCCGCTAACTGATGAGCGAGAGGCTCGACTTATTCTGCGGTGGCTTTATAGGCGACAGGGGCACTTTGCTGCCATCTACTGGCCATGGTTGAGATGGAGGTTGAGCTAGAGGTGTGCttccaaactgttttaaatatttcgGCCGTCTCTTTTGCCATTTTTCTAAAGTCGTGTTATTTTAATACACCTAAAAAGTAAACGGACAACCgtattttgttattgttttaaatgctgAAAATTTTCTGCATTTTCATGGGTTGCATTTTTTTCTATCTATAGTATTTTACGGTGTACATAATTGACGGATTCAAATCTGTAAAATGGCtgcaatatttaagaaaaaaaaaactcttttacCACTATAATGAACACTTGTGGGTAAAATCAAATGCAAAGCAAGCACTCAAAGCCAGGGTTCATCATTGACTTGACTGGAATACGTATTTACAATTAACCATTTTCAATACCCACTTATTCCTTGCAGGGTCACAAGGGATTGGTGCCTATCTCAAACAGTCAATAGATGAGTGGTGAGACTGTCAGCTCAGAGCAAGGTCTCTGGATCAAATCTTTGTTGTGCAGGGCTTTCTGTGCTGGCTTAGCAGGTTCTCTCAATACCTACATAGTTTTACCCCCACACTAcacaaacatgcctgttagCCAACTAATGACTGCCAATAGGAATGTGTGTTTGCATGGATGGTTATTTGTCTTGTGATAAGGACATTAATTGTTATTACAGTATATAAACCTGACCAAGAACTCAAAACAACTGATAGGGAAACAGTCTTTAAGACTACAAGAAGGAAATGCAGTTGTTTCCAATGATATAGATAACTTAGAGCTGGGATATTCAAAGATCTATATCTGATTTCTACATTAGTTGAAAGGCGAGGTAATCCATTTACGAGCAAACGGCTGTTTTGATCCTGAACGTTTCTACAGTAAAACATAATGAGCTCTCCAATGATGAAACCTTGATTATTCACTTCAGGGGCCTTCAGTAACAACAagccaaataaaatgtaaattatttattaagtaACCGATTTTTTTCATACAAAACAATAGAATATATAAAGAACAAAGATCACTCTCATGCCTGGGAGTTCTACTATTGCCTAAAATTGCATTAGCTGAGGAAAAAATCAtgtacagaataaaaaaaaccaaacaaacaataaagcatatttttacacagccacacactccctTTGTCCTGTTCTGGCTTTATGTGCTATGctgtaaaacaaagtaaaacacagaaTGACTAAAAGTGTCCTCCCCTACACCTGGGCTAAAAGCTACTaacataaataagaaaaaagcaCATTTGTTTGGCTTTTAATTTACACAGCTTTAAGAGTCCATCCAGTGTCCACTTTTTGATTTTTCTATGATTGTGAGTTtgagaacaaaaacaacaatgacAACACTGATTACAGTAAATAGAAACGACAGCTCGCAGAGGAGAAAAAGAGCGAAAACAAGATTGGGTTGGGTTTAGAACCTCCACTAGAGCTCACTGGAAGCTTGCTGGCCTGTGTTGAAAAGCATGTAACATGTCTGTGTTAGGTGCCTCCTGTGCAGGGGGTGGGGGACGCTGTGTGCTCCTGGATAGGTGGCAGTCCGTTGCTGGGAGACGGAGGAGGGATCTTTTGTCTATGCAGTCTCTCTCCTCGCTGCAGGAAGGAACAGCTGGGTAAGGGAACTCCAACAGGTTCATCTTGGTCAGGTCACCACCGTGTTACCACAGACACAACACACACTCCTTTGCATCTCAGTCAGCCAGACCCGACCCCCCTCCCGCCCCGGCTGGATTTTAGGTGGCTCCCTGCTCCCCGTCCGCTTCCTGCTTGGTCCGGCGCAGGTTGCCCTTCATCTTCACAAACTCGGGGGTGTTTTCTTGTTCCTCCTGAATTTTCTGTTGCTCCACTTCAAGCTGCACGATGGACAAACAAGTAAATGAATCAGTGTATAGTTCAAAAAGTAAACTAagcactgaaaataaaaagtgatCAATCAATGGGTTTACCTGTTCTAGTTTCTGTTGTCTCTTCATGAGCTCTATTTCCAAGTCACTCCTTTTCTTGTGagcctcctgctcctccttttGGGCCTTGATAACTTGTTCCCTCTTTCTCTTCTCTAGAACCTTCTGGAGCTCTGGTTTGTTCTGAGGAGCAAGGCCCCTTtacaacagagagagagaaaagtaaAGAGCAATAAATCAGTGAGACAACATGTTACTAGAACCAAGCTTAAATCTGTGGTACTACAAGCTCATTGGATTTCCAGACCGCATTTAGAGGATGATTTTTCTGAACGATTTATTCAGAACAGATAAACACCATGACCTCCATTCTAGTCGGTATAGTATCTCTGTGTTACGTCATCTGGATTACATGTCAATCGTGTTTCCAAAAAAAAGTTCTGAATTTAGGCCAATTTGAGATGGCGCCAGTGTAACAAACTCTCTGTTAGGCTGAAAAAGGGATTGAACCAGCAAAGTGTTGGGCAAACGTTTTCACGCCcttgaacttcttcacattttaaTCACATTCGACCACATTACCActaactttaatgtgtttttctgggattatattaaaatacaaaaataaataacttaacCTAGTACAGAAttgagaagtggaaggaaagggatacatggttttccaaacatcattacaaatgaaaatctgaaaagtttcaGGTGCATAGATGCTCCACTGAATCAAGACTGTGTAATTGGAGTGACAGGTTGTTCTCCAGGTACATGACCTTTGGGTACCTCTCCTCTAGCTTTCCAAATCTATAAAGTGAATAAGTACATTCACATGTGACCAAAATGAAACTTACTACTCTATGGAAAACACTTAAATTCCATATTTTCCCAGACTGCGTAGCAACACTGAAGAAAGCAGGTCTGATTTGATGGGAACATGAATGAAGATTAAatcagggcaatcctggaagaaaacctgctagaggctgcaaaacctgtgagactggggcagaggctcaccttccagcaggaggaCATCCCTAAACATACTGACGTGTTAGAATGATAGAAGAACTGTCACACCTAAATATGACCCTGTTTCAGTGTTTCTGAATATTGGCGCAAAGGGAGGTGGGGCAGACACTTATTCACTtaccacaattttcagattttattcataaaaaggattttgaaaaacatgcatCCTTGTATACTAAAATACTAAAAGGTTCAGTGGGTATGAATAGTTCTGCAGGGCACTGTAGCTGGCTACTTGTATATTACATTCTAAACTATCCTAAAATACATTTCTCCCATATAAGCCTGAGGGGAACCAGAGGGATTGGTGCACAATTAGGAATGACAATAGAGTCATCCTGGTAAAATGTAGGACTGTTTAGATAAGAGGAGCACAGTTACGTAATCTACCAAACCTCCtccaaattaaaagaaaaagcagagcTGAAGGGTTGGAACTGTTAAACAAGACTGACTGTAACAgagaaaaagcaacacataaaaCCCAAGCAGCAATGCTACTAATTATTCTAGGAGAGGCTGTGCTTGATGAAAAGCCATCTATcatataaactgatttaaaatccttctgattCAAATGATCAAATTTCTCTCATGACTGCTGGCTTTTTTTACACAACTAGCTGAATCTTGACAGTGTTTCTACCTGCCCACAGTACAGCACCAGCAGCATCTTAATTAAATGCATGATTAAATCCTGCAGATTATATAACCAGGATCAGAATGTTCCAAGATGCAGCGGGAGTTCATTTACAGCAAGACGTCACTTTCGGTACAGTCACTGCTGCAGTTAAaactgcctgttttttttttttatgtcttatgAAAGCACTTAGCAACGCACCACAAAGGAAGAACAGATCATAACAGACGTGTCTGGGCAGCTTTAAGGCATCCagtacagacagacagatgctTAGGTCATTTTTCTTCCCCCCAGTACACATCTACATAAGTGATGTAGGTGAATTTCTAAAATTCTTTCACATCggtttctttgtttgtgtgtggcaAGGGTCACTGTCGCCAAGGTAGCAGAGGCAGAGAAAGGCCCTCAGCTGGAGACTGTTTTGTAATCTTGATTACataacatgtttcttttttccttttatccatctatccatccatgcaaccaTCTACCCACCCCTCCCTCCCTGCCAGCCTCTCCTCCGCACCATCATCACTATGACTAATCCACTGATCAAGTCACATTTCTTTATATCAGTAATTGCTAAAGAGCCCAATCATAACAATTTGGCCTCCTCCAAAATCCCCCTTTAGACTGTCTAGACCCCTCCGAAAAATAATACTCCCCAGCGTTTAGAAAGTCAccttttcaatttgttttcccATTAAATCCCACTTTGATATCCTTGTTGCAAAGGGTTCCAAGTCTTTGACCTGTTTAAAGACGGAGTAGGGAACAGCTGTCAACTTCATGAGTATTTACACTGCTATTTATAGCTTAGGCACAAAGTGGCCACTGCTGCACGGtgagagaaaacacaaacattcagTGCCGAACGGATGATTACAGCCGCTGGAACATGTGCATTCACGCTCGCACAGATGGCCACTGATACCACCTTAAAGctgcatgatttattttttattaacacCATGTAATCAGGTGGATTTGCATTTGTGTGGGATATTTACataaccagttttttttttccctgtacTGTTTTATGTAATACTTCTGATGAAAGTTTTGTGTATTAAGCTAAGTATTGATGCTGCTGGAGGTTGAATCAGAGAGGTCAGTCAGAGTGACACACAGCAGAAGCATCGGGACAGTCTGTACAAACCATTAGGACACCAGGAGAGATGATGACTGGATTCGCTCGCCCCCTATTAGTCAAGATGAAACCAAATTATTGTGGATCTGGACTgtctaatgtttgtttttcctctgtcTAACCTGTTTTGCATCTGTTATAGCATAGCAACGATAAACTAGAAAGTTTCACTGccccataaataaataaatcaccatCTTTAAAATACTCTGCATTCACACCGTGATTTCTTTTACTTCGGTCATAAACTtcgattaaaaaaaatgttgcgtTGCTACCTGCAAGGGAACAGATAAGAATAAGGAAATGTAAGCAACGATTAGGGGGGGACTGAAAGATTTGCGTTTTTTCCTGACCTCTTCTGGTTCATAATAAGCTCTCTGTGTAAGTCTTGGTGGTTCCGGGAGCCCTTGACTGGATTGATCAGCTTTTTGGGTTGGATGAGCTCATCACAGTCTCCCTCCAGGTAGTCCGGTTCTGCCATGACACTCCTCCCAGGAtctgcagaaacagaagaaaatgagaaaaagtaagtCCTGCTAGGAAAAAAAAGTCCTGCTGGGAAATGGATTTGGGTGCAGAAAGAAAAGCAGAACAATATTTGCAATGTCCGGACATTAGTGGTTAGTgtgattaaaataataataataatgataataataatatattggAAATATTGGAGACAAAAATCAGAGTCCATCAACAAaggaaaacacttttttttaaaacgaCCCTCATTTCAAATCCTAATGGCAGCATCTCCCTAAATCTCTGACATAAGTTTCTGAATTGACATCAGTGGACTCGGCGCTGACATTACATAATAGTTCCAGACTGAGTGAAGTGGAACATGTCATTCTCCAGTCATCTGGTAAAAGAAACATCTGGAATACAACAGATTAACCCAGACAGCACAGCACCAgatattaatacattttgatACAGGTTTTAAATACTCCAGATGTTGCTTGTGGACTTTTTGCCCAGAGGCTAATAACACTGAACAAAATAAAGGCTATTCATTTCCCTAATACACATACGGTTTGGCCAAAGACCATAATTAacagttttctaaaaaaaaaaaaagaaagaaagaaaaagaaataaaagtatttttgcaCTTTGGGGTGGGAATTAGAAATCCAAATTAACAACTACTTGCACAGTTGTTGTGTGGGAAAACGCCTATCATCCACTTATTCATGAAATATGATATAACTGATCATGGTTAAGATTTTGCAAGCTGGATTGTTACCTTTATCAGAGTTTGTTTAACATCATAATATATAACCTTTTTTTAAGCTACTGTTTGCGTATTTTCCTCCAAACTAAATCTGAACAGATAGAGCTCAACCATACTTATGGAACAGcctaaaaaaagtaatttttcctccttaaaaacatgttatatCACTGCAAAACAGCTAAGTAATCCACTAATAAATactacaaaaacaaagtatACAAACTATACAGATCTGCTCTATGAACAACTCACCCTGCAGATGAGGAAAGACAGGATATCTGAACATAGTCGCCATCCTGGCTATTGTGATGGAAATCTGTTTTTCAGGAAAAAGGAATTAAAGCGCGTCACGTTTGTCAGTAGGTTACAGAGCCTCGGGTAGAAGCAATGCTTCGTCCTGCACAGCTGTCTCTGACTGAGCTGGTTGGAGTCCAAAGTCGGTTTTATAGCCATCTCTCTCTCTCGGTttctctgtctcacacacacacacacacactactccCTCCCTCATTTGTTCTGTCCCTCTCACTTTCAATAGAAATCTTTATCAATCAATTACAACCAACCCTTCATCAATACAGGAACTATTTCTGCACTCGGCCATGGATTTATGTAACAAAGACCTGTTTGCCAGCACAACGATGGAGATGAAAAActgcttgtttttaaaagaacagTTAGGTAGTCTAACAGTGCATTTATAGATCAGCTGGATTCATTTCTATCATTAGAAAACGTCCTGTGTATTTCTATTCCCAGACTGACTGGGGAATCACTCTAAACCAGCAACAATCTCGCAGCCGGCGCCTATGATTTCAAGGCGTTGCCTGGTCATAGGGCTCCTGATGGCTCATAGTTTATGACTGATAGGGactgaaaacaaacagtgaGCGGGCCAATCACAGCCAGTTTCAGCCAAAGACGCGTTTCGCTGCACGTGCTGATAACAAGGGTACAAATTCAAAACAGATTTGGAAGACCAGTGTAATGACAAGAAGACACCACTAGAGGTCGAGGTTACTGCATCACAGTAAGTAAATAAACTATGTTGGTTACATAACAAAGAAGTGGAACATGTAGAACAAAGCCAGACAAATTGTCATATCATTATTCTGAAGAATGTATTCATGG
Coding sequences within:
- the LOC124860154 gene encoding glycine cleavage system H protein, mitochondrial-like, which codes for MAAYGLFRSFSSGFSTVAPLLTRSALFSPLRLAPTPYYGRTIASSSRLSAALKFTDKHEWVRVEDNGTGTVGISSFAQEALGDVVYCGLPEVGTQLAQQDEFGALESVKAASELYSPLTGEVVEVNSLLADNPGLVNKSCYKDGWLMKMTIVNPAELDALMDETAYERYIRSIED
- the fam107b gene encoding protein FAM107B isoform X2, which encodes MAEPDYLEGDCDELIQPKKLINPVKGSRNHQDLHRELIMNQKRGLAPQNKPELQKVLEKRKREQVIKAQKEEQEAHKKRSDLEIELMKRQQKLEQLEVEQQKIQEEQENTPEFVKMKGNLRRTKQEADGEQGAT
- the fam107b gene encoding protein FAM107B isoform X1, encoding MATMFRYPVFPHLQDPGRSVMAEPDYLEGDCDELIQPKKLINPVKGSRNHQDLHRELIMNQKRGLAPQNKPELQKVLEKRKREQVIKAQKEEQEAHKKRSDLEIELMKRQQKLEQLEVEQQKIQEEQENTPEFVKMKGNLRRTKQEADGEQGAT